In the Helicobacter typhlonius genome, one interval contains:
- a CDS encoding radical SAM/SPASM domain-containing protein, which yields MQNLIAVDTRMQSFIDAIVLLSTSITDRELQKQILKHYLRLVELEIASFCNRTCYFCPNAHIDRKSTSTELDEAVFLKILNNLAEIEYSKDISFHRFNEPLANKELILKRVRQTRQKLPKAKLNIFTNGDYVSKSYLEELRDAGINWILMSYYPTQKHFDREQILKAMQKMQQKLGLESKLVWDKKQEYRISFVMEGLELYYRARNPNAMGSSRGGSVDLMKNSQSTQSGCFQSAMSFYVDYNGLVMPCCNTRSDEKGHEPFIIGDCKKQDMFEIFFSHKCVNLRRELFANTASSHNEYIRKICADCEQGYRWKEIFFEKSLEPVGL from the coding sequence ATGCAAAATCTCATTGCTGTGGATACTAGAATGCAAAGCTTTATTGATGCTATCGTGCTTTTAAGCACATCTATTACCGATAGGGAGCTACAAAAACAGATTCTCAAACATTATTTGCGACTCGTGGAGCTTGAGATTGCGAGTTTTTGCAATCGCACTTGTTATTTTTGCCCAAATGCTCATATAGATAGAAAGAGCACGAGCACAGAGCTAGATGAGGCGGTTTTTTTGAAGATTCTTAATAATCTTGCAGAGATTGAATATAGTAAGGACATTAGCTTTCATCGATTCAACGAGCCTTTAGCAAACAAAGAGCTTATACTTAAACGTGTAAGACAAACTCGACAAAAATTACCAAAGGCAAAGTTGAATATTTTTACAAATGGTGATTATGTTTCAAAATCATATTTAGAGGAGCTAAGGGACGCAGGGATAAATTGGATACTTATGTCCTACTACCCTACGCAAAAGCATTTTGATAGGGAGCAGATTCTTAAAGCTATGCAAAAGATGCAACAAAAATTAGGCTTAGAATCTAAGCTTGTGTGGGATAAGAAACAAGAATACCGCATATCTTTTGTAATGGAGGGGTTAGAGCTATACTATCGTGCTAGGAATCCAAATGCAATGGGCTCATCACGAGGTGGTTCGGTAGATTTAATGAAAAACTCCCAATCTACCCAATCAGGCTGCTTTCAAAGTGCGATGAGTTTTTATGTGGATTATAATGGGCTTGTGATGCCCTGCTGCAATACAAGGAGCGATGAGAAAGGGCACGAGCCATTTATTATAGGTGATTGTAAAAAGCAAGATATGTTTGAGATATTTTTCTCCCACAAGTGTGTGAATCTCCGCCGAGAGTTGTTTGCCAATACTGCTTCTTCGCACAATGAATATATACGCAAAATTTGCGCAGATTGTGAGCAGGGCTATCGGTGGAAAGAAATATTTTTTGAAAAATCGTTAGAGCCTGTGGGTTTATAG
- a CDS encoding cation diffusion facilitator family transporter, whose amino-acid sequence MAQTPQYPYESSLTPRNDKTYLGYGTSVRGNKTRFSSRKESAHSLHTRQRSKESAKSHFANLKVSLQDVLKAAQKEQFVLKVSMFSALILAIFGIGFGIYVKSMAVIFDGFVALISVGLGALSVVTSRYIYKEDDDIFQYGYVRFEPMVNLFKSLVLVFVCVYAFINAIQSIVNGGYEVELGGAVLYSLCAFAFCGVLFVYTLLYTRILESDLIKVDNTEWKIDCVLYLGALVAFGAIYMLPHFGFDTHSSTFARYIDPALLAILSLLLCVSPVRIAIANFKDLVMVAPPEIDEKITQIMESLSAEFGFSDYDTHVAKSGRFYMVEVNILTHEHFKPVSMQEFDSIRERIEKALEIPSYKIWLSVSWTANPKWL is encoded by the coding sequence ATGGCACAAACTCCGCAATATCCCTATGAATCCTCCCTCACACCTCGAAACGATAAGACATATCTTGGCTATGGCACGAGTGTGCGTGGCAATAAAACACGTTTTAGCTCACGCAAAGAAAGTGCGCATAGCTTGCATACGAGGCAAAGGAGCAAGGAAAGTGCCAAATCGCATTTTGCAAACCTCAAAGTTTCACTACAAGATGTGCTTAAAGCCGCGCAAAAAGAACAATTTGTGTTAAAAGTTTCGATGTTTAGTGCGCTTATACTTGCTATTTTTGGTATCGGCTTTGGGATTTATGTCAAGTCTATGGCGGTTATTTTTGATGGTTTTGTGGCTCTTATTAGTGTGGGATTAGGTGCGTTAAGCGTGGTTACCTCGCGCTATATCTACAAAGAGGACGATGATATTTTTCAGTATGGCTATGTGCGCTTTGAACCAATGGTTAATCTCTTTAAGTCCCTCGTGCTCGTCTTTGTGTGTGTTTATGCCTTTATCAATGCGATTCAAAGTATTGTCAATGGTGGCTATGAGGTGGAGCTGGGCGGCGCAGTGCTTTATAGCTTGTGTGCCTTTGCGTTTTGTGGTGTGCTGTTTGTCTATACGCTCCTTTACACGAGGATTCTAGAATCTGATTTGATTAAGGTTGATAATACCGAGTGGAAAATTGATTGTGTGTTGTATTTGGGCGCATTGGTGGCATTTGGGGCGATATATATGCTGCCTCATTTTGGCTTTGATACGCATTCAAGCACATTTGCGCGCTACATCGACCCTGCGCTTTTGGCTATTTTGTCCTTGCTTTTGTGTGTTTCGCCTGTTCGCATTGCCATAGCGAATTTTAAAGATTTGGTTATGGTCGCGCCCCCCGAGATTGATGAGAAAATCACGCAGATTATGGAATCTTTGAGTGCGGAATTTGGCTTTAGCGACTACGATACGCACGTGGCAAAATCAGGCAGATTCTATATGGTAGAGGTGAATATCCTCACCCACGAGCATTTTAAACCTGTGAGTATGCAGGAGTTTGATAGCATTCGTGAGCGCATAGAAAAAGCCCTTGAGATACCAAGCTACAAGATTTGGCTTTCTGTCAGTTGGACAGCAAATCCAAAGTGGCTTTAG
- the ilvC gene encoding ketol-acid reductoisomerase, producing MALQVYYDKDCDLGLIQKKKVAVIGFGSQGHAHAENLRDSGVEVIIGLYRGGSSWSKAEAKGFKVLEVSEATKAADVIMILIPDELQADVFAKDILPSLSEDKIIAFGHGFNIHFGQIKVPKGVGVIMVAPKAPGHTVRSEFVKGGGIPDLIAVEQDTSRGDAKAIALSYASAIGGGRSGIIETTFKDETETDLFGEQAVLCGGVTSLVKAGFETLVDAGYPEEMAYFECLHELKLIVDLIYEGGLANMRYSISNTAEYGDMVSGPRVINAESKKAMKEILKDIQEGRFAKDFILERKAGYARMNAERKNLAQHKIEQVGGRLRTMMPWIGANKLVDKDKN from the coding sequence ATGGCATTACAAGTGTATTACGACAAAGATTGTGATTTAGGGCTTATTCAAAAGAAAAAGGTTGCCGTGATTGGCTTTGGAAGTCAAGGACACGCACACGCAGAAAACTTGCGAGATTCTGGCGTTGAGGTGATTATCGGGCTATATCGTGGCGGCTCTAGCTGGAGCAAGGCTGAAGCAAAGGGCTTTAAGGTGCTTGAAGTGAGTGAGGCGACAAAAGCGGCTGATGTGATTATGATTTTAATCCCCGATGAGTTGCAAGCTGATGTATTTGCAAAGGATATTTTGCCTTCTTTAAGCGAGGATAAAATCATTGCATTTGGACACGGATTTAATATCCATTTTGGGCAAATCAAAGTTCCCAAAGGCGTGGGCGTGATTATGGTCGCACCAAAAGCCCCGGGTCATACCGTTCGCAGTGAGTTTGTCAAAGGTGGCGGAATCCCCGATTTAATCGCAGTAGAGCAAGATACAAGCAGAGGCGATGCTAAAGCCATTGCGCTAAGCTATGCAAGTGCGATTGGTGGCGGACGCAGTGGAATCATTGAAACAACTTTCAAAGATGAAACAGAAACAGACTTATTTGGCGAACAAGCGGTGCTTTGTGGCGGGGTTACAAGCCTTGTAAAAGCTGGATTTGAAACTTTGGTCGATGCAGGGTATCCTGAAGAAATGGCGTATTTTGAATGCTTGCACGAGCTAAAGCTCATTGTGGATTTGATTTATGAGGGAGGACTAGCTAATATGCGCTATTCTATCTCAAACACTGCAGAATATGGCGATATGGTTAGCGGTCCGCGCGTGATTAATGCAGAATCTAAAAAGGCGATGAAAGAAATTCTTAAAGACATTCAAGAGGGGCGATTTGCTAAAGACTTTATTTTAGAGCGCAAAGCAGGATATGCAAGAATGAATGCAGAGCGCAAGAATCTTGCTCAACATAAAATTGAACAAGTAGGTGGGAGATTAAGGACGATGATGCCTTGGATTGGCGCAAATAAATTGGTGGATAAGGATAAGAATTAG